A window of Phragmites australis chromosome 15, lpPhrAust1.1, whole genome shotgun sequence genomic DNA:
GCTAAGCCCGTATATTCTAACACAAACTCTTCCTACAGCTGGTACAAACCACAGTTCATCGAAACTGAATATGTAGTAAGAGTGAGATAGCAATCGAGAAATTGGCAAGGGTCATCTACAACAAAACAAGGATTTTATAATAAAGAAGCTCCAAAAAAAAGTTCTGCGGAGGTAATTTTCCAGTACGGTAAATTCATCAAGGTTCTGGTAAGAGGGCTAAAAGGACAGGTGATGCAAACACTCCACAAACGTCATGAATTTCAAAGATGTACAGGTACCAAAGAACGCCAGGATAATAGCACTAGATGCCTCAAATACAAGGGAAATCATATGCAGCTTGTTGTTCAGGCAGTAGAAACGGCTCAGCCAATGCCATCTCTTGTGATGGGGTCTTGCAACGAGGAAAGGCACCAGAACAGAGAACACAACAGGCATTGAAATCCTGCAAAAGAACAGCTGATCCCAACGGCAAATGCTTTTGCATGCATCAATCACATCTCATGGCAACATGCGCCTCGACCATTACGCAAACATTCAAATTGATTCTATAAGTGCAGTAGTGACTATGCGTAGCAAAATGAGCACTATTGAATCAAAATGTAGTGTGACTCTGGTATTTGCAGTCTGTTGTGCCTACTGAGGCTCTATGTTTGAAGCGTCATACCACTTGCATGCACAACGAAACCAGGGATACAGAAACAAGGATGTGCTAATTTTACATCGGAAAAGAGAGTTTGCTTTCTCCGGACGTCAAAAGATACTCTGGAACTACAGGGTAAAATTATTTCTGAGACACAGTTTAGGCAGCTTAAGAGAAATCTTTGGAGCTAGCAATCACCATGATGCTAAAATTGGGTTTGAACAAATCAAATTGTGCTGCACATCATTTATCCATCTCCCAGATGATGCCACCATCCTCTGCACGCAACAACTAACAGGAATAAGATGTGAAAAATACACAAACAATGAACTTTTTCAGATATAGTGTTACTGTGAAGtccataagaaaaaaaaagagcacaGTCCTGTCATATAATACGATCGTGTACCTTTGATCTTTTTGTTTATCCACACCTCAAGCAGCATTCCTGCACCAACTCCAGCAGCGCACACGGCACCATAGATTGCCAATGCAGAAGGTAATGATCGCCGAGGCAGAAAATAACACTCAGGGACTTGTCTGATCTTCTTTGGAAGGCGCTTCTTAACGACCGGTTGACTAGATTCAGTAGTCACTGCACCGCCCACTGTTTTCCAGTCCACATTCTTCAGCACATCTTTCGAGTCCTCACTAGCCATTTTGAAACTCTGTAGGCATACAATACATGATTATCAGAATCGGCAAAAAGAAGGAAACGCCATCGCTCCCAAAATTAGATCTTACCATCTAAAAGTATCCTACTGGAGAAATCAGGAGAACAAACTATTATAAATATCAACAAATTAGCTATCGCCAGGTGGACAGTGAATCTAGGAAAAATAGTGTCAGCCATAAAATCTTCAGAAACACTGCAATTTTGTTTCTCAAGCATTGCATCACTGACACCCGCAAATTTGTAAGTTTGCAGCCTAAATTGTATATTTTTCACAACACATAGTACATGAGAAATCAAGCAATTGGCCAGTATATGCCTAGGTATTTCGGTCAAGCTTGGCAAGCTCAAGGATAATTGCTGAACACTTAGGATCACCAGCGTGTGATTCCAGTGTCAAAGAAAGTACATACAGAACCAAcaatttacaaatttgatcCAATCCTAATTAATTTCTCGACGACAGATCAACGAAAAGCACGCAACCTGCCAACCATAACACATCCAAGCTACAGAAATCAAATCCTAGCACCGCTGGAACAAGCGTGTCCACGGACAAAGCCGTGGCTACGACAAGAGGTAAAGACAGGTCAAGAACTTCCTGCGTTGGCTGTGGATAAGAGCTCCTGACCCGGGTCAAGTGGACGGCGCCGATGCGCAgtctgcggcggcggcgttggtGGGCAGTGGAATGGCGCCTCGCGGAAGAGTCGGCGGCTAGGGTCGCGGCGGGCGGGCGGACGGACGGCGGGCGGCGCGTCGGGTATCGCCGTGGGTTGGAGAGGCCGGCGACGGCCGACGGCGAGAGCTCCTGTCTCCGGTGCTCAATGGGTTGGCGGCTGAACGATGGGGAATTGGCAGAAGTCGGTCAGAACACGGACCGGAGATTAACAGTACACGCGGGCCGGGCTAATAGGCCGAGATAATGGGCCGAACTAATGGGCCGATATAATGGGCCCAAAAAAGCCCATACAAAGGCCTGAAAGGCAAAACCGCAGAAGATCTCGAGCTAGGGTTTCTATCCCAAACGTGGCGGCCTATAAAGTCTCGCGTCCCTAGTTCTCTCACGACCTCTCGCGCGCGCCGCCACCTCCCGCACCGTgccgcctcttcctcctccagctctctcGCGCACGGCGCACGCGCCCGTAACCCTAAACTCCGGCTGTGAcgatg
This region includes:
- the LOC133893532 gene encoding uncharacterized protein LOC133893532, whose amino-acid sequence is MASEDSKDVLKNVDWKTVGGAVTTESSQPVVKKRLPKKIRQVPECYFLPRRSLPSALAIYGAVCAAGVGAGMLLEVWINKKIKEDGGIIWEMDK